The DNA segment aaactagggttttctgGTGTATAGCTCGTTGAGCACAAGCTCTCGGTGGTTTTGATTGTTTTCACGAAACAGCCTTCTTTGATCTCCTCCGGTAAATCTTCGAGATTCATCCTTGTTCTCGTTTCTGAAAATCGATcggagaataaaaataaataaacagagGTTTGTGCCTTGTTGAGGTTTATAATCTATACGATTAGGTTTTACACGGCGTCGTTTCGTATGGATGAGATCTGGGAGAAAGCCGTTGAAACGGCGTTAGGCGGCGAAACGGAGCCGGAGACTACTCGCGTCCTCACTCTCGACGGTGCAGTGAAGTGCGCCAAGGGCCTTTTACCGAGGCCCGAGATTCTCGAGAAGTATCCGAACCTCGAGCACTTATCTATAGCCGGCGTCGGCGTTTCGTCTCTCGATCGGTTCCCGCGGCTCGGGAAGTTGCAGAAGCTCGTGCTATCGGATAACAGAATCTCCGGTGGGCTTGAGTTTCTGGTTCGGGCGGGGTTGGGCTCGCTGCGTGACCTTGATTTATCGAATAATCGGATTGGGCTTTTTGAGGATCTGTTGCCGTTGGCTGAGCTGGAGCTTGTGTCGCTTGATCTTTATAAGTGCCCCGTGACGAAGATGAGGGACTATCGAGCTAGGGTGTTCGGGTTGGTTAAGAGTTTGAAGTATTTGGATAAGATGGATGCTGAGGAGAATGAGATTCCGGAGTCtgatgatgaggaggaggatgatgatgatgaggaggaagaggagggggatgatggagatgatggtgagGAGAGGAGAAATGTGATTAGCAATGGACGTAGTAGTGAAGTGGTTGTGGaggttgatgaagaagagagcggagctgatgatgatgatggagatGTGATGAGGAATGGGCGCGGTGAAGgggttgatgaagaagagagcgGAGCTGATGATGACGACAGAGATGAGAGGCCTGAAGTGATGGGCAATGGGCACAGTGAAGGGGCTGATGAAGAAGAGAGCGGAGCTGATGATGAGGGAGAAGATGGTGAGGAGAGGCCAAATGTGATGAGAAATGGGCGGAATGAAGGGGTTGTGGAgggtgatgaagaagagagcGGAGCTGATGACGACGACGGAGATGAGAGGCCTGAAGTGATGAGCAATGGGCATAGTGAAGGGGTTGATGAGGAAGAGAGCGGagccgatgatgatgatgatggtgaggaGAGGCCAAATGTGATGAGCAATGGGCGGAATGAAGAGGTTGTGGAGGGTGATGAAGAGGAGAGCGgagctgatgatgatgatggagatgatggtgagGAGAGGCCAGATGTGATGAGCAATAGGCACGGTGAAGGGGTTGTGGAGGGTGATGAAGAGGAGAGCGGGGCTGATGATGACGAAGGAGATGATCCAGAGATTGATGCTGATGGCGAAGTGACGGTTACGGGAAGACAGTCCAATGAGTTGCGAGATGAACATCTGAATatggatgaagaagatgatgttgaTGATAGTGATGAGGATGATGGGGAAGATGAATATGAACAGGATGGCTTGATTGTTGATGATACGCATGATATTGAGGAAGAGGTGAGCGAGGAAGAGATGGAGCAAAGGGTGAGCGGTTTAGTTGCCAACGGAGCTCAAAATGTAGTTATGAATATTGACGAAGAAGAAAATGACGAGAGTGGTGAGGAAGATGAATATGAACCGGATGGTTTGCTTGTTGATGATACACATGAAATAGAGGAGGAAGATGTCGTGGAAGAGATGGATCTTGGTGTGCAACATGGGAATGAGTTGCTGAGGAACATCTTGGTTGGAGAGATTGAACATGAGCAGGAAGAGGATGATGACGACGAGAgctgggaagaagaagaagaagaagaagaagaggaggaggaggtgagATTTGTTTCCTTCCTGTGTGTTTATTATGATGACTGTATTTTTGTGTGACTAACATATGAGTTTTGACAGGAGCATGGAACAGGAGGCCGAGCTCAGTCTATGGCAGAAGCAGTCCAAGTAGACGAGGAAGATTCAGACGATGAAGTTCAGGCTGTGTATTCAATTGCATCATCGAACCTAAAGAGGAAGAGAGATGAAGATGACGATGGAGATTCTGTTTCCAacagtgatgatgataatgCAAGCGATGATGTTTCaagtgatgatgaagatgagtaGGAGTTTGTGTTGAAGCAAAAGACGTTGGGATTTTAAATGGCAGTTAGGAAGTCTGGTTTTTTGCCGCCTCCAAACACTCTTCAACTTAACTTTAAAGGCCAATTTGGCGGAATATGTatggtttttttaaatttttataaacttaAGGCAAAAAGATGTTCGGTTACATAACGTGGGATTGGGGTATTGTAAAGCTTTACTATGCAAGCACGTGGGGGGAGATGTGATGCTCTTTAGTTTAGTGTAATCGGACGGTCCATGTCAAACAGATCATTCTCATAAAAGTGTGCATGGATATACGTGTGGGCATCAGGTCATCACATAAACATATATGTATCTGAAACAACAAAAAGAACAGTAAGCTTGATCAACAGAATCTGCTTACGGTTACCTCTTCTCCTATATTATTCCTAAGCTATCTTTCCTTAAAATTGGTCGGATTAACAATCAATCAAATTACATTGCATGGAGTTGACATGGAGTCTGACATAAACATCACTGATGCTTTGAAAACGTATTAGTCTTGTGTCAGTTCCAGTTAAGGAATAGTGTGTTAATAAATCGAAGATTGAGTGATTTAACTGGAGCTGGTTTGCTTGAAAGCGTCTggtcttcttcatctttttgttATCAATCCTGAGGAAGAACACTGAACACCTAACCTTTTTAGTTCAAGAAAAGAAGAGTGAAGAGGATACCATCAATCCGAGTTGCTTGGATTTCCGGGAGGCCACCGCGATTTGATCATGGGCATTGTACTAGCCCATTTATAATCGTGGGCCGTTATCCAAAGTCAGCAAATAAAACACAGTAGAGGTTTATCTAGAAGTTGTGACTTGTGAGACCCAAATATTTCTCgtaaaaaaatgattatgtACTTTTGACTTATTTTGGTTtggaaaaagaaataaatttgtTTGTTCAGAAATATGAAAGAGTCGTGAAGTACCTTAAGGTTCCAATGGATAAGAGCATCCACATCAATGAACCCCCTCTTGGGGTTCATCTTTtcagttttttattattaaaatttatttctttttctttttggttttaaaaaaaaaaaaaaaaagttagaccAATCGCTGGCCGCCACGACACGtggggcccgcgctacagtgatgaactttaggagagagGGTTTCAACCAAGAGAACTTTAGGAGAGAGAGGTTCATgggattaaattattttattatttttttttcttggtttttgtGTGAACTCCCTCCATGAACCCTTAATGGGGGTGCTCTAATggaaaaatgaacaaaataatagacaaatatttatttaagaaattgaataaacaaaaattatgcatttttattcattagagaagattttttttcataaattcaTTTTTCCATAAAAAATTAGAAGAGTAGAGTGAAACATACCTGCTTATAATTTGACTAAAAATACTTAATTGATGTGAGAAACAAAGAATTCACAATAGTTGTTTTTCTAAAAATGGTCAGCTATCTAGCAAATGGAATTTCAAGTTTCACTTGTAACCAAATTGTTATAACCATGTtaatgatatttatatttttagcaaaaaaaaaaaaatcaccaatTGGAGCCTAAGTGGATATATCAcacaaatattttgaaaattttattaaattttaaaaacaaaaagatttcaTCAATAAAGAAGAGGCAAATTAACCAGCCACATAGACCACAACAAAATCACATGCTGCTACACAGAGTTAAGGATGTTATGGTTTGCTTAGTGGAATTGATATCTCAACTTTCTTTCAGAATCTCTCTTATACCAAAACGGTTCTACAGTTTTGTCATTCTCTTCCCCATTTTTagtttcttaaataatttatatcataAGAACCCCACTGATAGTCATAGCCACTAATACTTCCAGTAACCGTGATTCAACAATACTAGGATCCATAATGCTATGATGTTTGAAATAGCCAGGAGAGAGATAACGCGATTTTATTATGGGCTTCGTGTTAGCCCAGTTACGTTGATGACATTGTGCCAGCTCAGTAACCTTCATGGGCTGTTATCAAAAGTCAGCAAATAAAGTAGACGATTTATCTAGAAGGTGTGAGacaaatattatagaaaaataattcGTTTCTGACTTTCTTGGTCAggcaaaattagaaaaataaattaaaaatacaaaaatatggaAAATCCGTGATGTAAATCGCCTGGAAATTTCAGACTTTTTCCCCAATAAAGTAAAGGAAACCACCCTAAAGTAAACGTGATTAGGAGGTCTGACAATGAAATCCAACAACCCATATTAGCTGTCCAATTtcctttaattaattttaattttgtctttattttagtaaaacaacCGCCTCTCATTAAAAACACCCCTAAATACGTACCCCACATAAACCGTTGATCTTATATCCCATAATGTAATCTCGTCCGTCCATTACTCCTAACACTGTGTATAAAAGCAACGCATTGATCTTTTCAGGATTACATACCCGCGTTTCTTATGATTCATTCAACTTCTTCGTCATCGCTTTCGCCAGATTCTCTGTGGTACGTCGATGTCTCTCCGATGCAAATCGTCGCAAATTCAGCTCTCGATCTGCAGATCTAGTATGTTAGGTTGTTAAGATATCTAGACTGAGTCTTGTGTAATCCCTGAGATATAGGAACACGTTAGGTGCACGTTAGGCACGTTCTATGAGTCTCTGCTGTATATATTCAAAGTGTAACCAAACTCAATAATCAATACAACAACAATattcatatggtatcagagcaacgaTCTGATCAAACCTAAaactctatttttctttttcttttacgcAACAATGGCGTCTCAATCTCCTGTATCAACAGCCACACCTGGCTCTGCAACTATCATTAACCCTAATGATCCTCAAAATCCTATACTCTCGGTGAACATGAGTAATGTGACTAGACTCACAGCCTCAAACTACATAACGTGGAGCTTACAAGTTTCTCTATTTCTCGATGGCTTCAACCTCAAACAATTCATCACCAACGATACTGCTCCTCCATCACCGACGGTCCAAAACAATGATCTGACTATGCCAAATCCGGCGTATTCAGCTTGGCAAAGACAAGACAAATTGCTCTTTGCGGCAATACTTGGGTCAATCTCTGTGGCCCTGCAACCTCTTGTTTCCACGGCAACAACAACACTTGAGGCGTGGACAACTCTGCAATCAACGTTTGGTCGTCCTTCCAGAGGTCACATGAAACAAATCAGAGATCAGCTGAAGAAGGGCACCAAAGGAAACCGCTCTATTGATGAGTTCCTGCAGTCAATCAAAACAAAGGCTGATCAACTAGCCTTATTAGGCAAGCCACTTGATCATGAGGATATCATCGAGTACATTCTCGATGGACTAGATGATGATTACCGTGGTGTAGCTGAACAGATCAATGGCCGAGATGTTCCTCCAACCTTTGAAGAGATACGTGACAAACTGGTCAACAGGGAAGCAGCTCTTCTTTGTGTACAACCTGCTCCTATCTTCCCCGTCTCTGCAAACGCAGTTACACACAAACCAAAGACGTCATTTCGTCCTTCGTCATCACCTCACTTTGACAATCGCCAGCAACATCACTCATATAATAACCGTCCCCAACAACAAACCTTTGGCACATACGCACCACGTGGACCCAAACCATACTTGGGAAAGTGTCAAGCTTGTGGTGTTCAGGGGCATAGCGCCCAGCGATGTTCTCAGTTTCGTCTCATTTCAGCTGATGGTTCTCAACAACACGCAGCTCAACTGTGGCAACCCAGAGCTCATGTTGCTTCTATGTATCCTTCATCAGATACACCTTCATGGCTTCTTGACAGTGGAGCTTCTCACCATCTCACCTCCGATCTCAACAACTTAGCACTTCACTCTCCTTACCAAGGCAATGAAGCTGTGACACTCGGCGATGGATCAGGCCACGCGATTACTCACACTGGTTCTACCATTCTCTCCTTGCCATCTCGATCTATTCACTTGAAtaatgtcctttatgctccaaatATTGAGAAGAATCTCATGTCAGTGAGACAAACTTGTGCTGATAATAATGTTTCCATTACTTTTGATCCTTGGTCTTATCAGGTGAGGGATCTAGTCACGGGGGCGCTGCTCAAAACAGGACAAACTAGCAACGGGATGTATGAGTGGTTGGATTCTGCTCCATCTTCGATCCAAATTCAAGCTCTTTCTGCAATAAAAACCTCAATGACTGCTTGGCATTCACGCCTTGGCCATCCTGCTCTTGATCTTTTGAAACGTGTTTTGTCTCAATGTTCCTTGCCTTTTTCACATAAAATTATGCCTCCTCTGTTGTGCAACTCGTGTTCTATGAATAAAAGTCACAAACACTCTTTTGGTACAAACACTATCTCTTCATCTCGTCCTCTTGAAATTCTATATTCAGATGTTTGGACATCCCCACTGTTTTCCTTCGATGGCTACAAGTACTATCTTGTTATTGTTGATCATTTTACACGATACACTTGGCTCTTTCCTCTCAAACGAAAATCTCAGGTTCTTGATGTGTTTATTCGCTTTAAAGAGCTTGTTGAAAACAAGTTTCAAACACGCATTGTCACCTTCTATTCAGACAATGGCGGTGAGTTCCTTGCTATGAGATCCTTTCTTTCACAACATGGCATTTCACACAGAACTTCACCTCCACATACTCCTGAACACAATGGCATCTCTGAGCGAAAACATAGACATATTGTCGAAACGGGCTTAGCGCTCTTATCTCATGCTCATATGCCTTCAGAGTACTGGTCGTTTGCTTTCGCTACTGCTGTCTATCTTATAAATCGCCTTCCAAGCTCATCACTCAACTTCTCCATTCCATATGAAAAGCTTTTCGCAGAAAAAGCCAACTACTCAAAACTTCGGGTTTTTGGCTGCCTATGCTATCCTTGGCTAAGGCCATATTCTTCCCACAAACTAGACACTCGCTCTACTCCTTGCGTCTTTGTCGGTTACTCTCTATCTCAAAGTGCTTATCTCTGTTTTGATAAATCATCCTCTCGGTTATATGCTTCCCGTCATGTTGAATTCTTTGAATCTTCATTTCCATTCCAACACAAAGCTACTCCACTTCCTACTTCAACAAACGAACCAGACCTCAGTCCTCTGGTTTCTCCACTTCCCCAATCACTCACTCCTATGGCTACTGTCCAGCCTCCTGCGCCTGACACCTCATCTGCTTTGGCTCAGGACACAACATCGCCTGCACAATCACAGCAACCTCTCATCACTGCACCACCACCAAATACATCGGTCCCTGATGCTCCACCCGCCAACACACACCAAATGGTAACACGATCGAAGAATCATATCATCAAACCAAATCCACGCTTTGCTCTCCATACTGTTGCAGCTTTAGATGATGAGATTGAACCGCGCACACATATTCAGGCACTTAAAGATGCTCAATGGCGCGGCTCAATGTGTGGAGAGATGAACTCTCAAGCTGAAAATAACAGCTGGAATCTGGTACCTCGTGATCCTAGCTACAATGTAGTTGGTTGTAGATGGGTATATCGCATCAAACGAAATCAATACGGCAAACCTGAGCGCAAAAAGTCCAGATTAGTTGCCAAAGGGTTTCACCAACGACCAGGGATAGACTATTTTGAGACATTTAGTCCAGTGGTTAAGCAGCCAACAATACGTCTGATTCTTGGTCAAGCAGTGGCACGAGGT comes from the Brassica rapa cultivar Chiifu-401-42 chromosome A01, CAAS_Brap_v3.01, whole genome shotgun sequence genome and includes:
- the LOC103866748 gene encoding acidic leucine-rich nuclear phosphoprotein 32-related protein isoform X2, whose protein sequence is MDEIWEKAVETALGGETEPETTRVLTLDGAVKCAKGLLPRPEILEKYPNLEHLSIAGVGVSSLDRFPRLGKLQKLVLSDNRISGGLEFLVRAGLGSLRDLDLSNNRIGLFEDLLPLAELELVSLDLYKCPVTKMRDYRARVFGLVKSLKYLDKMDAEENEIPESDDEEEDDDDEEEEEGDDGDDGEERRNVISNGRSSEVVVEVDEEESGADDDDGDVMRNGRGEGVDEEESGADDDDRDERPEVMGNGHSEGADEEESGADDEGEDGEERPNVMRNGRNEGVVEGDEEESGADDDDGDERPEVMSNGHSEGVDEEESGADDDDDGEERPNVMSNGRNEEVVEGDEEESGADDDDGDDGEERPDVMSNRHGEGVVEGDEEESGADDDEGDDPEIDADGEVTVTGRQSNELRDEHLNMDEEDDVDDSDEDDGEDEYEQDGLIVDDTHDIEEEVSEEEMEQRVSGLVANGAQNVVMNIDEEENDESGEEDEYEPDGLLVDDTHEIEEEDVVEEMDLGVQHGNELLRNILVGEIEHEQEEDDDDESWEEEEEEEEEEEEHGTGGRAQSMAEAVQVDEEDSDDEVQAVYSIASSNLKRKRDEDDDGDSVSNSDDDNASDDVSSDDEDE
- the LOC103866748 gene encoding acidic leucine-rich nuclear phosphoprotein 32-related protein isoform X1, encoding MDEIWEKAVETALGGETEPETTRVLTLDGAVKCAKGLLPRPEILEKYPNLEHLSIAGVGVSSLDRFPRLGKLQKLVLSDNRISGGLEFLVRAGLGSLRDLDLSNNRIGLFEDLLPLAELELVSLDLYKCPVTKMRDYRARVFGLVKSLKYLDKMDAEENEIPESDDEEEDDDDEEEEEGDDGDDGEERRNVISNGRSSEVVVEVDEEESGADDDDGDVMRNGRGEGVDEEESGADDDDRDERPEVMGNGHSEGADEEESGADDEGEDGEERPNVMRNGRNEGVVEGDEEESGADDDDGDERPEVMSNGHSEGVDEEESGADDDDDGEERPNVMSNGRNEEVVEGDEEESGADDDDGDDGEERPDVMSNRHGEGVVEGDEEESGADDDEGDDPEIDADGEVTVTGRQSNELRDEHLNMDEEDDVDDSDEDDGEDEYEQDGLIVDDTHDIEEEVSEEEMEQRVSGLVANGAQNVVMNIDEEENDESGEEDEYEPDGLLVDDTHEIEEEDVVEEMDLGVQHGNELLRNILVGEIEHEQEEDDDDESWEEEEEEEEEEEEEHGTGGRAQSMAEAVQVDEEDSDDEVQAVYSIASSNLKRKRDEDDDGDSVSNSDDDNASDDVSSDDEDE